The DNA sequence TCGATCCGTCGCCGTTGCGGTAGTCCATGAACCACTCGGCCTCGGCCGCCATGTCCTTGGCCTCGGGGTGCGCCGCGGACCGCACGATGTGCAGCAGGCCGTCACCACCGATGCCCGCGCGGCGGTCGCACAGGGCGGCGACGGCGGTCGGGGGCAGGTCGACGGCGTTCTCGGGGTCCGGGACGATCACGAAGTCGTTCTCGGTGCCGTGACCCTTGAGGAAGGCGATCCGCGTGCTCATTCCTCGATCGTACGGTGCCGCTATGACAGGGCCGAAAAGGGAGCCCGTCCGGCGACTGGGTCAGCGCAGGCGAGCCACGCGCCACACGGCCAGAACGACGATCGCGGCGACGACCAGGGCATAGGCGATCACGACCCGCCAGTCCGGTCTGCGCCCGGAGCCCCGCTGCGGCAGCCCGGGCCAGGTGTAGCCAACCCGCCGGGCGGCCATCATGCCCCAGCCGGCCGCGCAGGAGCAGATCAGCAGCCCCAGCATGGCGATCACGGCCCCGCTGTCGCCGAAGTCGAAGGCCAGCGGGAACGCGAACATCAGGGAGCCGACCGCGGCCAGCGACACGATGGGCGCGAGCTGCCAGATACGCAGGCGGCGCTGCGGGCGCAGCTCGACTTCGACCTCCGGGCCGCCGGCGTACATCTCCTCGGGCTCGGGGCCGTCGTCGGTGACGCCGCCCTCGGTCTCGTCGGCCAGGTCCGGGCTCAGACGGTCGCCGTCCCGCTCCGGTTCGTCCCGGGCGGCGGTGCCGTTCTCGGTGCCTTGTGCGGTGTCGCGAGGGCTGGCCTCCATCGCCACGCGCCCTCCCAACTCGGACTCCACTTGGTCGATCGAAGCTCGATGATGGCACGGCGCCGCAGGCCGGGATGACGGCCGGAGCGTCCCGATGCCATCACGTGATCAGGCTGTAACCGGTCGTTCGACCAACGCCAGTGCGAGATGCGGAAGTTCTGTGAGATCTGCCGCAGCCCCACTGAGCCAGTGCACCCGCGGGTCGCGCCTGAACCATGAATCCTGGCGGCGCGCGAAGCGCTTGGTGGCACGTACGGTCTCGTTCCGTGCCTCTTCCAGCGTGCACTCCCCGGCGAGCGCCGCGAGGACCTGCTGGTACCCGAGCGCGCGGGAGGCCGTACGCCCCTCGCGCAACCCCTGCGCCTCCAGCTCGCGGACCTCGTCCACGAGCCCGGCGTCCCACATCCGGTCGACCCGGCGCGCGATGCGCTCGTCCAGCTCGGGCCGGGCCACGTCGACGCCGATCTGGACCGTGTCGTAGATCGAGTCATGGCCGGGGAGGTTGGCCGTGAAGGGCTGGCCGGTGATCTCGATCACCTCAAGAGCACGGACGATGCGGCGGCCATTGCTGGGCAGGATCGCCTGCCCGGCGTCGGGGTCGGCGGCGGCGAGGCGGGCGTGCAGCGCGCCGGATCCGCGCAGCGCGAGCTCCTCCTCCAGCCGGGCCCTGACCTCGGGGTCGGTGCCGGGGAACTCCAGGTTGTCGACGGCGCCACGGACGTACAGCCCCGAGCCGCCGACCAGGACCGGCCAGCGCCCCTCGGCGAGCAGCCCGTCGATCCGCTCCCGCGCGAGCCGCTGATACTCGGCGACGGACGCCGTGACGGTGACGTCCCAGATGTCCAGGAGGTGGTGCGGCACGCCCGCGCGCTCCTCGGACGTCAGCTTTGCGGTGCCGATATCCATCCCTCGGTAGAGCTGCATGGAGTCGGCGTTGACGACCTCACCCCCGAGCCGCCGGGCGAGAAAGACGCCCAGATCGGACTTACCGGCCGCGGTTGGTCCGACTACGGCGATGACACGGGGGGCGAGGGGTGCACTGCTCACCGCCCCAGTCTCGCAAACCTCACGGGGTGGCCTCGAACGAGTTACGTGACGGCACACGCGCGGGGTCGTTGCCTGTTGCGAGGTTCTCGCCGCCGGTTTCGCGGAGGCGGCGGCCCGGGGGCGCAAACGGACGCACCGGACGACGCGGGATTTCGCCCGCACGAGTAACGTATGGAGTGGATATGGGCGTTTTCGCACGACTTTTCCGGAGGTCGAAGGCTACGGACGAGGCGTCAACCGCCGAGGCCCAGGCCGACACACCAACGGCCGAGGCGGCGGCGGAAGAGGCGGCGGAGGCGAAGGGGTCAGCCGAGACCAAGGTTGAGAACGCGGCTGAGTCGACGGCGGCGGAGGCCGTCGAGGCCGAGGCCGATGCCGATGCCGACGACGGCGTCGAAATCCCGAAGCAGCAGTCCGCCGACGAGGCGGCCGACAGTGAGGCCGGCGAGGGCGCCCGCACGTAACTGCCCCGCGCGGGAAGGTGAAGCATGGGTCTGATGCACAATTTGAAAGCCAAACTCGCCCCGGCCAAGGACAAGGTCTCCGACTTCGCGCAGCGGCACGAGGAGCAGGTCCACCACAGCCTCGACAAGGCCGCCAGGGCCGTCGACCACCGGACCAAGGGCAAGTACAGCAACAAGATCCACACGGGCACGGGCAAGGCCAAGGGCGCCATGGGCCGACTCGCGCACAAGGACACGGCGACCGGCAGCAGCACACCGCCGCCGGACGCACCCCCGCCGACCACCTGAACGGCACATCGCCGGACGGCCGCGGAGCTTGACCGCTCCCGGCCGTCCGCCGTTTCCGGACAGCGTCGGCATGCGGCAGCCAGCGGCGCCGATGGGCGCCACGACCAGGCCGACGGGGGCTACGACCAGGTCGCGACCAAGTACCCCACGCCGTAAGGCGCGTCCTCGTACAGCAAGGCGCCCGCGAGACCCGCCTCCTCGGCAGCGCCCGCGAGAACTTGCCAGGAGGCTCGGCCGGAGGCCTTCAGCTCGCGTGCGAGCTCGGTGTCCAGCTCCTTGAGGGCGGCCACGTCCGCCTTGCCCAGTGCACGCGCGACGGACGCGTCGAAAGGTGCCGCCCGCTCGTCGAGGTAGCCGGGAGCCTTGAGCGTGCGGCAGGCGCTGGCGTCGCCCATCACCAGCAGCGCCACCCGGTCGGCCCGGGCGGCGATGTCCCTTCCGATATCAATACACCGCTCGGCCTCGAGAGGTTCCCCCACACTGAGGCCCTCGATCGGGGCGTCCGACCACGCGGTTCGCTCCAGCAGCCACGCCGCGACGGCGAGCGAGGTCGGCAGCGCACGCTGAGGCTCCTCAGCCGACTCCGCCCCCAGACGTACGTCGGCGTTCACACCGAACCCCCGGAACGAGCCCGGCGTACCTTCCTCGTACGTCCCGTGCCCGCCCTCCTCGGTGGGGCCGACCACCACGAGAAGGTCGGGCCGGGCGGCAGCGAGGACGCCGAGCGCGTCCGTGCACGCGGCCCGCGCGGCGTCCAGCTCGGGCGCGGCGCCAGCGGCGACCTGCGGGACGAGGAGAGGCGGGCAGGGGCAGACTGAGGCAGCGACAAGCATGATCGGCAGGGTAACCCCGCGGGTCGGCAGAGTGTCACTCCTCGATCAGCACTCGGGTCAGTCGGGGACTGCGCGGCCATCGGTCAGTCGAGGACCGCGCGCACCTCAGTCGCAGCCGCAGCCGCTCCCCGCCGCCACGGGCAGCGGAGCCGGGACGCCGATCTTCGGGAGGCCGAGCATCACGCCCGCCGGCTTGGCGGCTTCGGCGGCGTTGCGCTTCTCCCACGCGTCACCCGCGCGCGTGCGGCGCACGTCCAGGACAGGCCCCTCGGCGAGGAGGTGGTGCGGGGCGGCGTACGTGATCTCGACGGTGACCACGTCGCCGGGGCGGACCTCCTGCTCCGGCTTGGTGAAGTGGACCAGGCGGTTGTCGGGGGCGCGCCCGGACAGGCGGTGGGTGGCGCCGTCCTTGCGGCCCTCACCCTCGGCGACCATCAGCTCGAACGTCCGGCCGACCTGCTTCTTGTTCTCGTCCCAGGAGATCTCCTCCTGGAGGGCCACGAGACGCTCGTAGCGCGCCTGGACGACCTTCTTGGGGATCTGGTTCTCCATGGTGGCCGCGGGGGTGCCGGGGCGCTTGGAGTACTGGAAGGTGAAAGCCTGCGCGAAGCGGGCCTCGCGGACCACGTGCAGCGTCTGCTCGAAGTCCTCCTCGGTCTCGCCGGGGAAGCCCACGATGATGTCGGTCGTGATCGCGGCGTGCGGGATGGCGGCGCGGACCTTCTCGATGATCCCCAGGTAGCGCTCCTGACGGTAGGAGCGGCGCATCGCCTTCAGGACCGTGTCCGAGCCGGACTGGAGCGGCATGTGCAGCTGCGGCATCGCGTTCGGCGTCTCGGCCATGGCGGCGATGACGTCGTCGGTGAAGTCGCGCGGGTGCGGGGACGTGAAGCGGACGCGCTCCAGGCCGTCGATGGTCCCGCAGGCCCGCAGCAGCTTGCTGAACGCCTCGCGGTCGCCGATGTCGGAGCCGTAGGCGTTGACGTTCTGTCCGAGCAGCGTGATTTCGCTGACGCCCTCGGCGACCAGTGCCTCGACCTCGGCGAGGATGTCGCCGGGCCGACGGTCCTTCTCCTTGCCGCGCAGGGCCGGGACGATGCAGAAGGTGCAGGTGTTGTTGCAGCCGACGGAGATCGACACCCAGGCCGCGTAGGCACTCTCGCGCCGGGTCGGCAGCGTCGACGGGAACGCCTCCAGCGACTCGGCGATCTCGACCTGCGCCTCCTCCTGCACGCGCGCGCGTTCCAGCAGGACGGGCAGCTTGCCGATGTTGTGCGTGCCGAAGACGACGTCCACCCAGGGCGCCCGCTTCACGATGGTGTCGCGGTCCTTCTGCGCCAGGCAGCCGCCGACCGCGATCTGCATGCCGGGCCGCTTGGTCTTCATCGGCGCGAGATGGCCGAGGTTGCCGTACAGCTTGTTGTCGGCGTTCTCGCGGACCGCGCAGGTGTTGAAGACGACGACATCCGCGTCCCCGTCCGAGCCCTCGGGCGCGCGTACGTAACCGGCGTCTTCGAGCAGCCCGGACAATCGCTCGGAATCGTGGACGTTCATCTGGCACCCGTAGGTGCGCACCTCGTATGTCTTCACGCCCACTGCCTGGCTCCGGTCACTGCTGCTCATGGGACAAGGGTATGCGGTCGTGAAAGCCCGTTGCCCCGGCCCGAGACGGTCACGTGGTCAGCGCCCGACCGTCCGTCGCCGCGCCGGTCAGGCCCCGTCGCCACCCCACCCCTGGCGGCGCAGCACGCTCGACACGTCCGGCACCTCGTAGTGCTCGCCCTTGAGGACCTTGCCGTCGGCCCGGCGGGCGACCCGGCCGTCGGGGCCCAGCTTGGTCATGTTGGAGCGGTGGATCTCGGCCAGGACGGCGTCGAGGTCGATGCCGTGGACCAGGGCCGTGCCGTACGCGACGTAGACCACGTCGGCCAGCTCGTGCGCGAGCTTGTCGAGCGGGCCGGTGACGGAGACCTCGGCGACCTCAGCGGCCTCCTCGGCGAGCAGCTCCCCACGGTGGGCGGCGAGTTCCGCGGAGACCTCGGTCGGTGTACTGCGGGCATCGAGACCGAAGGCGAGGTGGAATTCACGGACCAGATCGGCGGGAGAGGAACTCATGCGGCGACATTATCGGCCGGGTCCGACAGTCGGGTCTGACAGTCGGGTCTGACAGTCGGGTCCGACGGTCGGGTCCGGACGGTCGGGTCCCGACGAGCCTCGCCGCGGATGCGACAGCCGGGTCCGACCGTCGTGACCGCGGATGCGACCGCCGTCGGCGGTGCTGCCGCGGGCCGCCGGCGGAGTCCGATCGCCGCCGGTCGCCGGCCCTCCCCGCCCCGTCCGTACCGCCCGCCTGTGACCTCTGCCCTGGTCAGCACAGCGTTCCGGCTGGCAGGATCGCAGGCATGTCCAAGGCACTCACCCGCATCAGCAGGCGCCGGGCCCTGCAGGGCGCGGCCGCCGGGTTCGTGACCCTCGGGTTGCTGCTGTGGTGGCTGCTGCCCCTCGGTGAGGAGACGCCGAGCGGGACGATCACGTTCAGCACGGGCACGCGCGCGGGGGTCTACCAGGAGTACGGCGAGCTGCTGCGTGAGGAGCTCGCCAATGACATGCCACAGCTGAAGGTGCGGCTGCTGACCAGTGCCGGGTCGCAGGAGAACGTCGAGCGTGTGGCGACCGGCAAGGCCGACTTCACGATCGCCGCCGCCGACGCGGTGGACACGTACCGGATCGACGGCAAGCCCGTCATGGACCGGCTGCGCGGCGTCGCCCGCCTGTACGACGACTACGTGCAGCTCGTCGTCCCGCCGGACTCGGACATCCGCTCCGTCGCGGACCTCAAGGGCAAGCGGGTGGCCATAGGGCTGCCCAACTCCGGCGTGCGGCTGATCGCCACGCGCGTGCTGGAGGCCGCCGGTATCGACCCGGAGAAGGACATCACGCCCAGGTCGGACGGTATCGACACCGGGCCCAAGCGGCTGGGGCATGAGCTCGACGCGTTCTTCTGGTCGGGCGGGGTGCCCACGGGCGGGCTGGAGCAGATCGCCGAGACCTCCGCGTTCCGGTTCGTGCCGATCGACGCCGGCCTCGTCGCCAAGGTGCATGCCCAGGGCGACGCGGCCCACTTCTACCGCGCGACCAACATGCCGGAGTCGGCCTACCCGACCATCCAGAACGGCGACACGGTGCCCACGATCGCCGTCTCCAACCTGCTGATCACCCGCAAGGACATGGATCCACGGCTCACCGAATGGCTGACCCGGACGGTGATCAAGAGTCGCGACGGCATCGGCGCCCACGTCCACTCCGCGCAACTCGTCGACCTGCGCACGGCGATCTACACCAACCCCCTGACCCTGCACACCGGGGCCCGGAACTACTACCGCTCGGTGAAGCCGTAGGGCTCTGCGGAACCGCAGAAACGGTCCACAGAAACCGTCCAACAGCCGGGCCGCCCATGTCAGCCCCCGGGGCGCGCCAAGGCTGTCAGCCCGTCAGGCACGATAAGGCTGTCAGCCCGCCAGGGCGCGCTAAGGCGTCGGCCCCGACCTGGGTACCGCCACCGTCACCCGCAGTCCGTGCGGCTCATGACGGCCGTACGAGATCGAGCCGCCGCCCGCAGCGAGCAGCGCCCGCGAGATCGACAGGCCCAGGCCCGAGCCCTTGATGTTCTGGTGCCGTCCACTGCGCCAGAAGCGGTCGCCGACGCGGGCGAGTTCCTCGTCGGTGAGGCCGGGGCCGTTGTCGGTCACCTCGATCGTCGACGTGCTGCCGTTGAACGTGACGGTCACCTCGACGCGCTCGTCCTCGGGCGTGAACTTGACCGCGTTGTCGATCACCGCGTCCAGTGCGCTGGACAGCGCCACCGGGTCGGCCCAGGCGGTGGTGGGCGGGCAGGTCCCCACCAGCTGCACGCCCTTGGCCTGGGCGGTCGGCGCCCAGGCCGCGACGCGCTCGGCGGTCAGCGCGCCGACGTCGGTCAGCCGGAGGTCGGCCGCGGTGTGCTCGGCCAGGGCCAGGTCGAGCAGGTCGTCCAGGACCTGTGCCAGGCGCTTGCCCTCGGCCTGCACCGAAGCGATCTCCTCATTGCCCTCCGGTAGCTCGAAAGCGAGCAGTTCGATCCGCAGCAGCAGCGCCGCGAGGGGGTTGCGCAGCTGGTGCGAGGCGTCGGCGACGAAGGCGCGCTGCTGCTCCAGCACGTCCTCGACGTTGTCCGCCATCTCGTTGAACGACCGGGCCAGCCGCCGAAGTTCCGGCGGACCGCTGGCGACCGCGACGCGGGACTTCAGGCGGCCGCTCGCGATCTCGTGCGTGGTGACGTCCAGCACGCGCACCGGCCTGAGTACCCAGCCGGTCAGCCGGAGGGCGGCCCCGACGGCCACCAGCATCGCGGCCGTCAGGCCCGCGCCGATGATCAGCCAGCCGTGCAGGATCCGCGAACGCATCTGTCCCGTGGGCGAGTCGGTGACCACGACCGCGACGACGTCACCGTCCCGGATGACCGGCGAGGCGATGACGAGCCGGTTGCGCTGCCAGGGCCACACCTGCTTGGGGTCGTGACTGCGCCGGCTCAGCAGCGACTCCTCGAAGGCCTCGCGCTCCTCACCGGTCTCGGGCAGGAACCACGTCGTCGGCCCGTTGGCCAGGGGCGTGTCGTTGGGCAGGAAGACGCCGGCCCGGATGCCGTAGACCTCGTAGTAGCTCTCGAGTTCCCGGCTGAGGATGCGCAGCTCGTCGCGGGACTCGGAGCTGGCGGTGTCGGCGGCGGGCCGTGCGATGGCCGCGAAGTACGCGGTGTCGTCGATACGGTCGACGACCAGCTTCTGCTGCTGGGCCGCGGCCAGGCTGACGGCCAGCGGTACGCCGAGGGCAAGCAGGACGGCCGCCATCAGGATGATGAGCAGCGGGAGA is a window from the Streptomyces sp. NBC_00299 genome containing:
- the miaA gene encoding tRNA (adenosine(37)-N6)-dimethylallyltransferase MiaA — protein: MSSAPLAPRVIAVVGPTAAGKSDLGVFLARRLGGEVVNADSMQLYRGMDIGTAKLTSEERAGVPHHLLDIWDVTVTASVAEYQRLARERIDGLLAEGRWPVLVGGSGLYVRGAVDNLEFPGTDPEVRARLEEELALRGSGALHARLAAADPDAGQAILPSNGRRIVRALEVIEITGQPFTANLPGHDSIYDTVQIGVDVARPELDERIARRVDRMWDAGLVDEVRELEAQGLREGRTASRALGYQQVLAALAGECTLEEARNETVRATKRFARRQDSWFRRDPRVHWLSGAAADLTELPHLALALVERPVTA
- a CDS encoding antitoxin, with amino-acid sequence MGLMHNLKAKLAPAKDKVSDFAQRHEEQVHHSLDKAARAVDHRTKGKYSNKIHTGTGKAKGAMGRLAHKDTATGSSTPPPDAPPPTT
- a CDS encoding class III extradiol dioxygenase subunit B-like domain-containing protein — protein: MLVAASVCPCPPLLVPQVAAGAAPELDAARAACTDALGVLAAARPDLLVVVGPTEEGGHGTYEEGTPGSFRGFGVNADVRLGAESAEEPQRALPTSLAVAAWLLERTAWSDAPIEGLSVGEPLEAERCIDIGRDIAARADRVALLVMGDASACRTLKAPGYLDERAAPFDASVARALGKADVAALKELDTELARELKASGRASWQVLAGAAEEAGLAGALLYEDAPYGVGYLVATWS
- the miaB gene encoding tRNA (N6-isopentenyl adenosine(37)-C2)-methylthiotransferase MiaB, coding for MSSSDRSQAVGVKTYEVRTYGCQMNVHDSERLSGLLEDAGYVRAPEGSDGDADVVVFNTCAVRENADNKLYGNLGHLAPMKTKRPGMQIAVGGCLAQKDRDTIVKRAPWVDVVFGTHNIGKLPVLLERARVQEEAQVEIAESLEAFPSTLPTRRESAYAAWVSISVGCNNTCTFCIVPALRGKEKDRRPGDILAEVEALVAEGVSEITLLGQNVNAYGSDIGDREAFSKLLRACGTIDGLERVRFTSPHPRDFTDDVIAAMAETPNAMPQLHMPLQSGSDTVLKAMRRSYRQERYLGIIEKVRAAIPHAAITTDIIVGFPGETEEDFEQTLHVVREARFAQAFTFQYSKRPGTPAATMENQIPKKVVQARYERLVALQEEISWDENKKQVGRTFELMVAEGEGRKDGATHRLSGRAPDNRLVHFTKPEQEVRPGDVVTVEITYAAPHHLLAEGPVLDVRRTRAGDAWEKRNAAEAAKPAGVMLGLPKIGVPAPLPVAAGSGCGCD
- a CDS encoding MazG nucleotide pyrophosphohydrolase domain-containing protein encodes the protein MSSSPADLVREFHLAFGLDARSTPTEVSAELAAHRGELLAEEAAEVAEVSVTGPLDKLAHELADVVYVAYGTALVHGIDLDAVLAEIHRSNMTKLGPDGRVARRADGKVLKGEHYEVPDVSSVLRRQGWGGDGA
- a CDS encoding TAXI family TRAP transporter solute-binding subunit, which produces MSKALTRISRRRALQGAAAGFVTLGLLLWWLLPLGEETPSGTITFSTGTRAGVYQEYGELLREELANDMPQLKVRLLTSAGSQENVERVATGKADFTIAAADAVDTYRIDGKPVMDRLRGVARLYDDYVQLVVPPDSDIRSVADLKGKRVAIGLPNSGVRLIATRVLEAAGIDPEKDITPRSDGIDTGPKRLGHELDAFFWSGGVPTGGLEQIAETSAFRFVPIDAGLVAKVHAQGDAAHFYRATNMPESAYPTIQNGDTVPTIAVSNLLITRKDMDPRLTEWLTRTVIKSRDGIGAHVHSAQLVDLRTAIYTNPLTLHTGARNYYRSVKP
- a CDS encoding sensor histidine kinase, which gives rise to MRTRLLPLLIILMAAVLLALGVPLAVSLAAAQQQKLVVDRIDDTAYFAAIARPAADTASSESRDELRILSRELESYYEVYGIRAGVFLPNDTPLANGPTTWFLPETGEEREAFEESLLSRRSHDPKQVWPWQRNRLVIASPVIRDGDVVAVVVTDSPTGQMRSRILHGWLIIGAGLTAAMLVAVGAALRLTGWVLRPVRVLDVTTHEIASGRLKSRVAVASGPPELRRLARSFNEMADNVEDVLEQQRAFVADASHQLRNPLAALLLRIELLAFELPEGNEEIASVQAEGKRLAQVLDDLLDLALAEHTAADLRLTDVGALTAERVAAWAPTAQAKGVQLVGTCPPTTAWADPVALSSALDAVIDNAVKFTPEDERVEVTVTFNGSTSTIEVTDNGPGLTDEELARVGDRFWRSGRHQNIKGSGLGLSISRALLAAGGGSISYGRHEPHGLRVTVAVPRSGPTP